Within the Rosa rugosa chromosome 2, drRosRugo1.1, whole genome shotgun sequence genome, the region TTGTCCTGTTATGACAATAGCATTTTACATAAAAATTGACGCCAACAAAAATGTTGTGCGAGCAGTTTGTGACCACTACCATAATAAGGTTAAATTGATGACCAATAGTTAAACAATCATATTAATTTTAATACATCTGTTGGTAAGTTGCTAGCAAACATTAGGAAGTTGGACGACTATGAATTTATAATGTAGAAATAACGCCTTATAATATTGCATTCATATCACAAGATGGTGCGCACAATTAACGATCAAGAATAATGATGCAAGAAAAACAATAACACAATGAAATTAATGGTACAAAAATAATTTATTCTAATCGTTCTATGCAATGTCTCTGATGTTAACTCATTTTAGTATCTCAACAATTAACATGGAGAAACACACAAAACTTTGACTCGTTAAAAAAGTTTGTATGTTTCATTAGAGAAATGAACGTTAACATTTAATCTCTCAAGCAGTGCAAGATGTAGTTAAGGGTAAGTGGGGATATGAACTCTATTAGATCTTCCTATGTTTGCATAAGCTCGATAAACCCTAAGACTCCAATTGCAAAAAAGGAGTCTTAGGGTTTATCGAGCTTATGCAAACATAGGAAGATCTAATAGAGTTTATGTGTTCATATCCCCACTTACCCTTAACTACAATTGCAAAAAAGCAAATCTCGATAATCCTGGAGGCACCTATTTGTTTGGCAAGTGCCAAAACTATTCAAATATTAGGACATCTGCATTTAGTAATTGAAAATAACGCTCTAAATTTCAAACACCTCATAATGACATATTTAGAAatctttctttttcaaaaaaaaaatttataaaaaaaattagatatataaaaacgAATTATTACACTCCATATACACTAAAAAAAACCGAAACACGTAAAAACTAAACTTTAAACCTATCAAAACACAAAACGTGCATTATTTTCGAAACAAAGATctcaatatacaacaaaatAGTCATAACCTTAATTAGTTACCCCATAGAGTAACAAAATCATTAGGAAGATCTaggcataaagaaaaaaaaaaggttataaAATTCAAACCGTAGACATCCCCCAAGATTTTTCTTCCTATATATTTTGCAAACGTCTCTACCTACATACCtggcaacaacatttaactaactcaaaaaaaaaaaaaaaaaaaaaaaaacaaaaacaagaaaaactaGTGGAGGAGAAGGGCGGTATATTCCCCTTACTATAAAAGAGCATCTGtgtaaaacaaacaaacaatactcaacaccactcaaaaaaaaaaaaaaaaaaaaaaaacacaaatctCATTCACGACGGGCCACCCCATTCCGCCGTCAGGAATGGCTGAGCTCACCCAAAACGGCGCCGTCTCCTCCAACACGTCGAAGACGAAGAACAACCCGCTCCTCCTGGGCCGCTTCGAAATCGGGAAGCTCCTCGGCCACGGCACCTTCGCGAAGGTGTACCACGCCCGCAACATCAAGACCGACGAGGGCGTCGCCATTAAGGTGATCGACAAAGAGAAGATCCTGAAGGGCGGTTTGATCGCCCACATCAAACGCGAGATCTCCATCCTCCGCCGCGTCCGCCACCCCAATATCGTCCAGCTCTTCGAAGTAATGGCCACCAAGGCCAAGATCTACTTCGTCATGGAGTACGTCCGCGGCGGCGAGCTCTTCAACAAGGTCGCCAAGGGCCGCCTCAAGGAGGAGGTTGCCAGAAAGTACTTCCAGCAGTTAATCTCCGCCGTCGGATTCTGCCACGCCCGCGGGGTCTACCACCGCGACTTGAAGCCCGAGAATCTACTCCTCGACGAGAACGGAGATCTCAAAGTTTCGGATTTCGGGTTGAGTGCCGTCTCGGACGAAATCCGGCAGGACGGCATGTTTCACACGTTTTGCGGGACCCCGGCGTACGTGGCGCCGGAGGTTCTCGGCCGGAAGGGGTACGACGGAGCCAAGGTGGATATTTGGTCCTGTGGAGTGGTTTTATTTGTGCTTATGGCCGGGTACTTGCCTTTCCACGACCACAATGTCATGGCCATGTATAAGAAAATTTACAAGGGAGAGTTTCGGTGTCCCAGGTGGTTCAGCTCCGAGCTTGTCAGGTTGCTGACTAAGCTTTTGGATACGAACCCCAATACTCGGATCACCATTGCGGAGGTGATGGAGAATCGGTGGTTTAAGAAGGGTTTTAAGCATATTAAGTTTTACATTGACCATGATGACAGGCTATGTAATGTTCATGAGGATGAGGAGGATGATAGTGATGCCAGCTCGGTGATGTCTGATCAGTCGTGTATGTCGGAATCCGAGGCCGAATTTGAGACCAGGAGAAAGCTTACATCTTTGCCGAGACCGGCGAGTTTGAATGCGTTTGATATAATATCGTTTTCGCCGGGGTTTGATTTGTCTGGCTTGTTTGAGGAGCGCGGGGAGGAGGCTAGGTTTGTGTCGGGTGCTCCGGTTGATAAGATAATATCGAAATTGGAGGAGATTGCCAAAGTGGTGAGCTTTTCGGTGAGGAAGAAGGATTGCAGGGTGAGCATGGAAGGGTCTAGAGAGGGTGTGAA harbors:
- the LOC133729450 gene encoding CBL-interacting serine/threonine-protein kinase 12-like, which gives rise to MAELTQNGAVSSNTSKTKNNPLLLGRFEIGKLLGHGTFAKVYHARNIKTDEGVAIKVIDKEKILKGGLIAHIKREISILRRVRHPNIVQLFEVMATKAKIYFVMEYVRGGELFNKVAKGRLKEEVARKYFQQLISAVGFCHARGVYHRDLKPENLLLDENGDLKVSDFGLSAVSDEIRQDGMFHTFCGTPAYVAPEVLGRKGYDGAKVDIWSCGVVLFVLMAGYLPFHDHNVMAMYKKIYKGEFRCPRWFSSELVRLLTKLLDTNPNTRITIAEVMENRWFKKGFKHIKFYIDHDDRLCNVHEDEEDDSDASSVMSDQSCMSESEAEFETRRKLTSLPRPASLNAFDIISFSPGFDLSGLFEERGEEARFVSGAPVDKIISKLEEIAKVVSFSVRKKDCRVSMEGSREGVKGPLTIAAEIFELTPSLVVLEVKKKAGDRTEYEQFCNSELRPGLQNLMIEDSAAGSLASGGSVVSVGSPSSVHHLPSDTE